The Thermosynechococcus sp. CL-1 genomic interval ATATTGGGTCCAGAGCGTGCCAAGCGCAGGATGCCGCCATCCATCAAGGTTGCCTGCTGAATGCGTTTGCCATCCAAGTAGGTGCCGTTGGTGCCAAGATTGACCACTTCCCATTGCAAGCCATTACGACGGAGTTCCACATGGTGACGCGACACCACCGCGCTATAGAGCACGACATGATTATCGACTGCTCGGCCAATACGGATGACATTTTCATTCTCAAAGGTCCAGCTTTGGACTGGGGTGGCTTGAACAGGATGGAGTAATGTCAATGTAATCACGTTGTCTAACCGCCTCTTCGTACCTGAATACACTCTAAAGAACTAGGAGATGCGTTCATAGATAAAAGTGACTAAATCTCCCTTCCCTAAGGCAATGCGATCGCCCGATTGCAGGCGGTGACGATTGCCCGGATAAAGGGGAGTATTGTTAATGTAAGTTCCATTGGCACTGCCCACATCTTCAATATAGTGGGCATCCCCCTCAATCCGCAGATCTGCGTGGATACGGGAGACAATTTCTGAGTTGGGGAAGCCAGCCACATCAATATCGGGGGGAATGCGATCATTGGGCTTGCCAATATGAATGACGGGACGCCCGGTGGGAATTTGCAGTTCTGTACGAGTTTGCACATGAATCAGCTTGGCTTCAATGGTGGCAATCTCAACGGAGAAGACATGGGCCGGTGGTGGGGGCGGCGGGGGTAGCGTTGTCAGGCGGCCTTGATGGGCAGCGGCTGTGGGGGCAGCACTGGCTGTGTGTTGCATCACCTCTGGCATTGGGGGTGCGCTGACGGCAATGCGACGCAGATTGAAACCACACTGGCCACAAAAACTAGCCTCTGGTTGAACTGGGGCACCACAATTTGGACAAGGAGTCATACTGGGCATGGGCGAAAAGCACGCTTCACATTGAACAGCACCAACGGGATTGGGATGAAAACACTCGGAACAGATAATCATACAAATGATGCTCTATTCCACTGCCGATCCAACCAACCTAAGATTAAGGTCCCCATCGCTTATCTCTACTTCCCAGAGTAAAGCCAAAAAAGCTAGCTGCCTCTACATTTAGGTTAGCTTTTACACCCCAATTCTACACGGGTTCATTGCCAAACTGCTGCCCAGTGAGAATGATTAGAAACGACCACTGACATAATCGCGGGTTAAGGGATGCTGTGGCCTTTGAAAAAGTAAGCGCGTGGGGGCGTACTCAATCAGTTGTCCCACTGTCTGTCCCTGACGATTGGGTTGCAGGGCTAAAAAGGCTGTCCAGTCAGAAATCCGTGCTGCCTGTCGTAGGTGATGGGTTGCCATAATCAGGGTGTAGGTTTGTTTGAGGTGACACA includes:
- a CDS encoding FHA domain-containing protein translates to MIICSECFHPNPVGAVQCEACFSPMPSMTPCPNCGAPVQPEASFCGQCGFNLRRIAVSAPPMPEVMQHTASAAPTAAAHQGRLTTLPPPPPPPAHVFSVEIATIEAKLIHVQTRTELQIPTGRPVIHIGKPNDRIPPDIDVAGFPNSEIVSRIHADLRIEGDAHYIEDVGSANGTYINNTPLYPGNRHRLQSGDRIALGKGDLVTFIYERIS